One Gadus morhua chromosome 13, gadMor3.0, whole genome shotgun sequence genomic window carries:
- the abhd14b gene encoding putative protein-lysine deacylase ABHD14B gives MSAVKMTEGSVHVEYCTSPLFYRQSEPASGEARLCVLLLHGIRFTSENWLNIGTLETLAKAGCRAVAIDLPGFGQSKSATGPAAVGELAPGGFLKQVCEKLGLHSVVVISPSLSGMYSLPFVMGHQPAIRAYIPVAPICTDKFSAEQYRAVQIPTLIVYGDKDEQLGELSLGNLSKLANHKVVVMKGAGHPCYLDDPDTWHKAVVEFLHTL, from the exons ATGTCTGCTGTTAAAATGACCGAGGGAAGTGTGCATGTGGAGTACTGCACGAGCCCCTTGTTTTATAGACAGAGCGAGCCCGCCAGCGGGGAGGCCAGGCTGTGCGTCCTTCTCCTGCATGGCATTCGCTTCACGTCAGAGAACTGGCTCAACATCGGTACTCTGGAGACGCTCGCCAAAGCAGGCTGCCGAGCTGTAGCTATCGACCTACCGG GCTTCGGTCAGTCCAAGTCAGCCACGGGCCCTGCAGCCGTGGGGGAGTTGGCCCCTGGCGGGTTCCTGAAGCAGGTTTGTGAGAAGCTGGGGCTGCACTCGGTGGTGGTGATAAGCCCCTCCCTCAGCGGAATGTACTCCCTGCCCTTCGTCATGGGACACCAGCCCGCCATCCGAGCCTACATCCCCGTGGCTCCCATATGCACCGACAAGTTCAGCGCAGAGCAGTACCGCGCTGTACAG ATTCCAACTTTGATAGTTTACGGCGACAAAGACGAACAGCTTGGAGAACTGTCTCTCGGCAACCTCAGCAAACTGGCCAATCACaaagtggtggtgatgaaaggGGCGGGGCATCCGTGCTATCTGGATGACCCAGACACTTGGCACAAGGCAGTGGTAGAG